The Mesomycoplasma ovipneumoniae ATCC 29419 genome segment ACAAACGAAATTGCCCTCGGCCACACCGGCGGATTTGGCTATGCTCTTTCTGGTCTAATTGGCGAGTCAATTGCTAAAATTTCCAAAAAAAGTCTGCTTTCAACAGAAGAAATTAAATTTCCTCAGTCACTTTATTTTTTTCGAAACACCTTAGTTTCAATATCTCTAACTGTTTTTCTTTTTTACATTTTTGCCTTTTTACCAGCGGGACTTCTTTATGAATTAGGCAGGTTTGACAAGGTCGCCGATGCTAATGTAATTGAAATTTTATCATCAAGAAACTGAGTTGTAACAATGATAATTTCGGCTTTTACTTTTACTGCCGGAGTTGAAATTATTCTTGCCGGAGTTAGGCTATTTGTTGGCGAATTAGTGCCGATGTTTAAAGGTTTTTCTGATAAATTGATTAAAAATGCAAAAGTCGCTGTTGACTGTCCGGTAGTTTTTCCCTATGCGCCAAATGCAATTATTATTGGCTTTATTTCCTCTTTTTTAGCAGGAATAATTGGACTTTTTATTACATTAGGACTTGGCTATGGAGCACTAATTCCGGCTGTAATTCTTCCAGGACTAGTTCCACATTTCTTTTTAGGGGCAACTTCAGGTGTCTTTGGCAACGTAAAAGGTGGAATCTGGGGCGCTATTATCGGACCTTTTGTTGGCGGACTGATTATTACATTTATTCCGGTATTTTTTGCCCTTGGAAACTGAACACCGCTTGAGAATAACTCACTTGGTGATTTAATTACCGCTGGCGGAGCCACAAAACAATTCTTAATTAGTCTAAACTGAGGCGATACAGACTATTTTATTGGCTATATTCCCGGAATTCTTGGCTTTATTCCCAAAGTTGGAAAATATGTAATTTTAGGCTTTAGCATTTTAGTTTATTTAATTTTTATTATCGACGGAGTTATTAAAAAATACCATGGAAAACGAGCAAAAACTGCCTAAAGAAAAGCTTTTTTTGGCAACAATGCGGGCAGTCGCCCTTGATTCAATTAATAATGCTGGCGGTGGTCACATTGGTATGGCCCTTGGAGCAAGCGAAATTTTTTATAGCCTGGTTGGTCAAAATTTAAATTTTACTCCATTAAATCAAAAGTGAATTAATCGCGATCGCTTTGTTTTATCAGCCGGCCATGGTTCGATGGGACTTTATTCTCTGTATCATTTAATGGGCTTGATTTCGCTTGAAGATATTAAAAATCATAAACAACTAAATTCAAAAACACCGTCGCACCCTGAGGTTGACAAATTAGAATATATCGATGCCTCAACTGGTCCGCTTGGCCAAGGAGTAGCAATGGCTGTCGGAATGGCTCTTGCTGAAACAAGACTGTCAGAAAAATTCAATCAAGATGACTTAAAAATTATTGACCATTTTACTTATGTCTTATGTGGCGACGGCGATTTTCAAGAAGGTGTTGCCTTAGAAGCTCTAGCTTTTGCCGGCACAAATAAACTGTCAAAATTAATAATTGTCCACGATTTTAACAACATTCAAATTGATACAAAATCTAGTCAAGTTAATAATCTTGATTTTGCTAGTTTTTTTAAATCAATTGGCTTTGATGCAATTATTTTAAAAGATAATAAGCTTGAAAATATCAATTTTGCCCTTGAAAAAGCAAGAAAATCTGACAGACCTGTTTATATTCAAGTTCCAACTATTATTGCCTTTGGAACAGAATTTGCTAATTCAACCAAAGGGCATCATGGTTCAGTCAGTGCTAAAAAAACCTATGAATTTAAGGCTAATTTGGGACTAGAAAATTTAGAGCCTTTTGACTACGACCAAAAAGCCTATGAAATAGGGGCTGATTTATTAGAGCCAAAAAATCAAAAATATTTAGACTGAGAAAAAAATTTTACACTTTACAAGCAAAAATATCCACTTCTTGGCCAACGATTTGAAAACTTCCTTAAAAACAAAGAACTTTTTAATTTAGAATGATTGACTTTTGCTAAAAATAACTTAGCAATTCGCGATTATGTTGAGCAAATTATCCAAAAAATTGACAACACTGACTTACTTATTTTAGGTGGATCTGCTGATCTTGGAGTTGCAACTAAAACTAAATTTAGCGGCCAAAAACTAATTGACTACGGAATTCGTGAGTTTGCAATGGTGGCAATTAACAACGGAATTTCACTTTATGCTAATTTTTATACAATTTGTTCGACTTTTTTAGTTTTTAGTGACTATGCAAAAGCCGCACTGCGTCTTGCAGCCTTAATGAATCTGTCGCCAATTTACATTTTTTCGCATGATTCATATCAAGTCGGCGGCGACGGGCCAACCCATCAACCTGTTGAGCAACTGGCAATGCTAAGATCAATTCCAAATTTTTTAGTAATCAGGCCTTGTGATGAATTTGAAACAATTTTTGCCTTTAACTACGGCCTAAATTCAAAAACAAAGCCAGTTGCAATTATTACAACACGACAACCTTTGGAATCGGTCAACAAAAATCTTGAAAAAATTGACTCAGCTTACTATATTTACAAAACTGAATCAGCTAAAATAAATATACTCGCTTCTGGCTCAGAGGTTCAGCTGGCCAAAAAACTAATTGATAAATTAGCCCAAAGTCAAATTTTTGCTAATTTGATTTCAGTTCCAATTTTACAAAATTTAGTTGAAAATCCACTGTTAATTAAAAAATTGGAATTAGAAAAGTTGCCTATTTTTGCCCTTGAG includes the following:
- a CDS encoding PTS ascorbate transporter subunit IIC, coding for MNFGLWLLGFLKDFVGTPALLVGLFTLIGAVAMRKKVSQIIVSSFKVSVGFIILGGGAGVLVSSLNSFQPLFQRVYNLSGVIPNNDAFAGALAQSLPSIATLGSLIMVIAMLLNIILATFSRLKYVYLSGHVLYYSSLMLAAVMYTSGFDFQNSSGDFAMALIAGASILALYMVISPAAQQRYMRQITGTNEIALGHTGGFGYALSGLIGESIAKISKKSLLSTEEIKFPQSLYFFRNTLVSISLTVFLFYIFAFLPAGLLYELGRFDKVADANVIEILSSRNWVVTMIISAFTFTAGVEIILAGVRLFVGELVPMFKGFSDKLIKNAKVAVDCPVVFPYAPNAIIIGFISSFLAGIIGLFITLGLGYGALIPAVILPGLVPHFFLGATSGVFGNVKGGIWGAIIGPFVGGLIITFIPVFFALGNWTPLENNSLGDLITAGGATKQFLISLNWGDTDYFIGYIPGILGFIPKVGKYVILGFSILVYLIFIIDGVIKKYHGKRAKTA
- a CDS encoding transketolase-like TK C-terminal-containing protein, whose product is MENEQKLPKEKLFLATMRAVALDSINNAGGGHIGMALGASEIFYSLVGQNLNFTPLNQKWINRDRFVLSAGHGSMGLYSLYHLMGLISLEDIKNHKQLNSKTPSHPEVDKLEYIDASTGPLGQGVAMAVGMALAETRLSEKFNQDDLKIIDHFTYVLCGDGDFQEGVALEALAFAGTNKLSKLIIVHDFNNIQIDTKSSQVNNLDFASFFKSIGFDAIILKDNKLENINFALEKARKSDRPVYIQVPTIIAFGTEFANSTKGHHGSVSAKKTYEFKANLGLENLEPFDYDQKAYEIGADLLEPKNQKYLDWEKNFTLYKQKYPLLGQRFENFLKNKELFNLEWLTFAKNNLAIRDYVEQIIQKIDNTDLLILGGSADLGVATKTKFSGQKLIDYGIREFAMVAINNGISLYANFYTICSTFLVFSDYAKAALRLAALMNLSPIYIFSHDSYQVGGDGPTHQPVEQLAMLRSIPNFLVIRPCDEFETIFAFNYGLNSKTKPVAIITTRQPLESVNKNLEKIDSAYYIYKTESAKINILASGSEVQLAKKLIDKLAQSQIFANLISVPILQNLVENPLLIKKLELEKLPIFALEASNDPLWFKLATVQKFSGHFASGFGESAPGDIVYELKGFNVDYLFEKVLKFLENK